One genomic window of Desulfovibrio inopinatus DSM 10711 includes the following:
- a CDS encoding ATP-binding protein, producing MTTPYYWSKKNEHEAALLWASIRDRRGLNVVIGKPGSGKSALCRELVRKYAGGDSGMHPMFLPSGQFHCRKDLISVLDGLFHKQLMSPEATERAIMDRLRRTLKTRSMEHPAPTVLFIDDVNRLHNDVWSVIHELLLDELDGQKTIQIVLLMRPEHFKAIHEHPNVMSRIETSAHVSPLSFSETHCFAIAQLKYLAPHRTRHISILVKFLFYAWTWGNPEAIRGVCASLVTSPSENPQKPMVLRLLQHLVLRETSGL from the coding sequence ATGACAACCCCATACTATTGGTCAAAGAAAAATGAACACGAGGCCGCGCTGTTATGGGCCTCCATTCGAGATCGTCGAGGACTCAATGTCGTCATCGGCAAACCTGGTTCGGGAAAATCTGCATTATGTCGGGAACTCGTGCGTAAGTATGCTGGGGGTGACTCCGGAATGCATCCCATGTTTCTCCCTTCCGGACAGTTTCATTGTCGAAAAGATTTGATTTCTGTACTTGATGGCCTGTTTCACAAGCAGCTCATGTCGCCCGAAGCGACAGAACGCGCTATCATGGATCGGTTACGCCGCACTCTGAAGACCCGGAGCATGGAACATCCAGCGCCAACCGTTCTCTTTATCGACGATGTTAATAGACTTCATAACGACGTATGGAGCGTTATCCACGAGCTTCTTTTGGATGAACTGGACGGACAAAAAACCATCCAGATTGTTCTTTTAATGAGGCCTGAACATTTCAAGGCCATACATGAACATCCGAATGTCATGTCGAGAATTGAAACATCCGCCCATGTTTCGCCGCTAAGCTTTTCCGAGACCCATTGTTTTGCCATTGCGCAACTCAAATACTTAGCGCCACATCGGACGCGACACATATCCATTCTTGTCAAGTTCTTGTTCTACGCTTGGACCTGGGGTAATCCAGAAGCAATCCGTGGAGTTTGTGCATCCCTCGTTACATCTCCTTCTGAAAATCCGCAGAAACCCATGGTACTTCGGCTTCTGCAGCATCTTGTCTTACGCGAAACATCCGGACTATAA
- a CDS encoding AAA family ATPase produces MHYMEYINLKAEPFPASADPDLFYPTRQHGRILRMIEYTVTAKNGLSVILGDVGTGKTTLARMLYRNFSAHKQASVHMITDPSFSTPLEMYREVANQFGIAIPNNERGIKETLEKAFTERFGSGEELGILVIDEGQKMQPPILEVVRELLNLETDRFKLLQIIVFAQKEFEITLGMNSAFSGRIGLLQRIERMDFKNALRMVRFRLERTGKDDRAVSLFTTAAIWAIYKKAKGNPRRVVSLCHQLLMRLVLRQKKRVTFWFVRQNTNEIIEGSRSERRPGLIIAIMLILGVGIFGVLQTSIPTKLANTWYTLVSSPSSTTTKQADETPSPSLDNTQQAPDHHSTALPSASPTPPPTPSPSLVQERVATSSSEPATAITIQQSPVPQRVPSVSEVHPTEMAQVPSSDAIAPQGTTPNTSLNTSQVDITTAHDSLPENETASTATPTPEKTYFEHPSELGSLPMGRKAYVSNMIHDIYGRYGSRLHRQVARANPDISDIDRVPAGKEIIFPAISTQEAFIPVNGFFIELAETQDLNSAYTALHRFKKMELPVRMLPYYTPTQGLVFSIILEYAMESAKEAEAVFLKLPTQAQNNAAVMTAFPADAEFYAYWDIVDKKTFDAHKAQ; encoded by the coding sequence ATGCATTACATGGAATATATCAATCTCAAAGCCGAGCCCTTTCCGGCCTCGGCTGATCCCGATTTGTTTTACCCTACGCGACAGCACGGCCGTATTCTTCGCATGATTGAATATACCGTCACGGCGAAAAATGGCCTCAGTGTTATTCTTGGTGATGTCGGTACGGGTAAAACCACCTTGGCCCGTATGTTGTACCGAAATTTTTCGGCGCACAAACAGGCAAGCGTCCACATGATTACAGATCCCTCCTTTTCGACGCCTCTGGAAATGTATCGTGAAGTTGCCAATCAATTTGGCATCGCGATCCCGAACAATGAACGAGGAATCAAGGAAACACTGGAAAAAGCGTTTACGGAACGATTCGGCTCCGGGGAAGAACTGGGCATTCTCGTCATTGACGAAGGTCAAAAGATGCAGCCTCCTATTCTTGAGGTTGTCCGCGAGTTGCTCAACCTGGAAACGGATCGTTTCAAGCTCTTGCAAATAATTGTTTTTGCACAAAAAGAGTTTGAAATTACACTTGGCATGAATAGCGCGTTCTCCGGTCGCATCGGGTTATTGCAGCGTATTGAGCGCATGGACTTCAAAAATGCCCTCCGAATGGTCCGTTTCCGCCTGGAACGCACGGGAAAAGACGATCGAGCTGTATCGCTTTTTACCACTGCGGCTATATGGGCCATTTATAAAAAAGCAAAAGGCAACCCTCGTCGTGTTGTCAGCTTATGCCACCAGTTACTCATGCGCCTGGTCCTACGTCAAAAAAAACGTGTCACGTTTTGGTTTGTTCGACAAAATACAAATGAAATTATCGAAGGCTCGCGATCAGAACGACGCCCTGGACTGATTATAGCGATAATGCTTATCCTCGGTGTCGGGATATTTGGCGTGTTGCAAACATCCATTCCTACAAAGCTTGCAAATACGTGGTACACGCTTGTTTCGTCCCCTTCGTCGACAACAACGAAGCAGGCTGATGAAACACCGTCTCCTTCTCTCGACAATACCCAACAGGCACCGGACCATCATTCAACCGCGCTCCCCTCTGCATCTCCGACTCCACCTCCCACCCCGTCTCCGAGTTTGGTTCAAGAACGTGTAGCAACCTCAAGTTCGGAGCCTGCTACAGCCATCACCATACAACAATCCCCAGTCCCTCAACGGGTACCTTCCGTCTCTGAGGTACATCCAACGGAAATGGCGCAGGTTCCTTCATCGGATGCGATCGCACCACAGGGCACTACGCCGAATACGTCATTGAACACGTCGCAAGTGGACATCACGACAGCTCATGATTCACTGCCCGAAAATGAAACCGCATCCACCGCCACGCCGACACCCGAGAAGACGTACTTTGAACACCCATCGGAATTAGGCAGCCTCCCCATGGGGAGAAAAGCCTATGTCTCAAACATGATTCACGACATATATGGTCGTTACGGTTCACGATTGCATCGGCAAGTAGCCCGAGCCAATCCCGATATCTCAGATATTGATCGAGTTCCCGCTGGCAAAGAAATTATTTTTCCGGCTATCTCCACGCAAGAAGCATTCATCCCGGTCAACGGCTTCTTTATAGAGCTTGCTGAGACACAAGATTTGAATTCAGCCTACACGGCACTTCATCGATTCAAAAAAATGGAGCTGCCTGTACGCATGCTTCCCTACTATACTCCGACACAGGGCCTTGTTTTTAGCATTATCCTTGAATACGCCATGGAGTCCGCCAAGGAGGCGGAAGCCGTTTTTCTCAAGCTTCCCACACAAGCGCAAAACAATGCCGCCGTCATGACAGCATTTCCAGCTGATGCGGAGTTCTATGCGTATTGGGACATTGTTGACAAAAAAACATTCGATGCCCACAAGGCGCAATAG